ATAACGCTGTCCAGGACAGGGATGTTATAAGATGGAAGATGGGTGGCCTCCCAAATCCCATTTACTGGGCGCTGGAATGCCGGAAGCGAATGGAAAAATATGATACAACCGAAGAGGATCTGGCCCTTGTAAAGGTGCTGATGAGCGAATACGGTTCTAAAAACGCCCATGCCCGTTTTAAGAAGACCTACAGCCTGGAAGAGGTATTGAATTCTGTTTATGTCTGTGATCCCCTGAGGCTTTATGAGATCTGTCCGGTGAGTACCGGTGCTGCCGCAGTTATTGTTACCGCCGACAAGGAATTGATAGCCAAAGCTGATAATCCGGTGAAGATCAATGCAACAACCATGGGAAGTGCCATGTACGGTGATCCGACCATCCGTATTTCTGCTCTTTCCTGTCCTTCAGTGGCTGAGGCGCCTATGCTCAGCGAGAGTTATTCCGCTTCCCGCCAGGCCTACGAAAAAGCGGGTATCGGCCCTGAAGATATTGATCTGCTTGAACTGCCCGATAACAGCTCTTGGCATTATCTGGTCTATCTGGAAACCTGCGGGTTCTGTGGAGAAGGTGAAGCGGACAAGATGCTGCGCGACGGTCTGACGAAGATCGGCGGAAAACTGCCGGTTAATCCGAGTGGTGGTTTTTCTTCCCATGGTGAGGCTCTTTCCGCCCAGGCACTCTGGCAGGTTATCGAATGCAGCAATCAGTTG
The DNA window shown above is from Desulfomarina profundi and carries:
- a CDS encoding thiolase C-terminal domain-containing protein, whose product is MRDVYIIGTGIHPWMGFSEQVFADFAAVAVDGALKDADIEWQKIQAIMAGIFIYGGNAGHLSGQYLESIFGETGIPVVNVYNACATGSASIRMAYNSIAAGETDTALAFGADVSPKGFLTAKSDNAVQDRDVIRWKMGGLPNPIYWALECRKRMEKYDTTEEDLALVKVLMSEYGSKNAHARFKKTYSLEEVLNSVYVCDPLRLYEICPVSTGAAAVIVTADKELIAKADNPVKINATTMGSAMYGDPTIRISALSCPSVAEAPMLSESYSASRQAYEKAGIGPEDIDLLELPDNSSWHYLVYLETCGFCGEGEADKMLRDGLTKIGGKLPVNPSGGFSSHGEALSAQALWQVIECSNQLRGRCGERQVEGAKVAMAQTYGLMGNSGTTILSV